Proteins encoded within one genomic window of Planctomycetota bacterium:
- a CDS encoding AAA family ATPase — translation MNQDTLVRWLNTPAAYAERPTSVEHVETHLSHVFLTDQFAYKLKKPVRFTFVDFSNPARREQACQDEVRLNRRLAPDIYLDVLPVTQQADGTYQLGGDGPPVDWIVQMRRLPAERMLDVVIRAGQLTEAQVTQLAQFLTRFYLSAPPVALRPKDYLTQLGTHVAGNYQALLGTGQEVGEALIRRVHTPQYRLLHSRPELFADRVRAGRVVDGHGDLRPEHICLLDSPVVFDCIEFDPLLRQGDVVDELCFLAMECDRLGASHVGKAVLDSYLTQSHDAPPDKLTAFHKSYRACVRAKVAALRGAQLVGESRAAAISEAREYLTLADRYQRAADARPLLLLVTGLMGSGKSTLAKTLSDQLAAVMLRTDVIRDRWTGKSSTPEPFDQGRYRPDARQQVYEELLREADTWLEQGVSVALDGTFGQQAWREAAKKLGQRRDADVLLIECRCPRDVALARIHTRLQQDAADASEARPELYEQQSAEYESPSAAESPCLVNTVEPLTQQAAAAYQSLALLS, via the coding sequence ATGAACCAAGACACTCTTGTCCGCTGGCTCAACACGCCGGCCGCCTATGCCGAGCGGCCGACATCGGTCGAGCATGTCGAGACGCACTTGTCCCACGTGTTCTTGACCGACCAGTTTGCGTACAAGCTGAAGAAGCCAGTCCGGTTTACGTTCGTCGACTTTAGCAACCCGGCCCGCCGCGAACAGGCTTGCCAGGACGAGGTGCGACTGAATCGCCGCCTGGCGCCGGACATCTATTTGGACGTGCTGCCGGTCACGCAACAGGCCGATGGCACGTATCAACTGGGGGGCGATGGACCACCGGTTGATTGGATCGTGCAGATGCGTCGCCTGCCGGCCGAGCGAATGCTCGACGTGGTGATTCGCGCCGGGCAGTTGACCGAGGCGCAGGTAACACAGCTCGCGCAATTCCTGACTCGGTTTTACCTGTCGGCCCCGCCAGTCGCGTTGCGGCCCAAGGATTATTTGACGCAGCTTGGCACGCACGTCGCGGGGAACTATCAAGCTTTGCTCGGCACTGGCCAGGAAGTCGGCGAAGCTTTGATTCGACGCGTTCACACGCCCCAGTACCGCCTGCTCCATAGTCGGCCGGAGCTATTCGCTGATCGCGTCCGCGCCGGTCGCGTGGTTGACGGGCATGGGGATCTGCGTCCCGAGCATATCTGCCTGCTCGATTCGCCGGTCGTGTTCGATTGCATCGAGTTCGACCCCCTGCTCCGCCAGGGAGACGTGGTCGACGAGCTTTGCTTTCTGGCGATGGAATGCGATCGACTTGGCGCATCACACGTTGGGAAAGCGGTCCTCGACAGCTACCTGACGCAAAGTCACGACGCGCCACCCGACAAGTTGACTGCGTTCCACAAAAGCTACCGCGCTTGTGTGCGCGCCAAAGTGGCGGCCTTGCGCGGCGCGCAGCTTGTCGGCGAATCGCGAGCGGCGGCTATCAGCGAAGCGCGTGAGTACCTGACGCTGGCCGATCGGTACCAGCGTGCGGCGGATGCAAGGCCGCTATTGCTACTGGTGACTGGCCTGATGGGCTCGGGCAAGTCGACGCTGGCCAAAACGCTGTCCGACCAACTGGCGGCGGTCATGTTGCGAACCGACGTGATTCGCGACCGCTGGACTGGCAAATCGTCGACGCCCGAGCCGTTCGACCAGGGGCGCTATCGACCCGATGCGCGCCAGCAAGTGTACGAGGAACTGCTCCGTGAGGCGGACACCTGGCTCGAGCAAGGGGTCTCGGTGGCGCTCGATGGGACATTTGGCCAGCAGGCGTGGCGCGAAGCCGCCAAAAAGCTAGGCCAACGCCGCGATGCCGATGTGCTGTTGATCGAGTGCCGCTGTCCGCGCGACGTGGCTTTGGCTCGAATTCATACCCGGCTACAGCAAGACGCGGCCGACGCCTCGGAAGCGCGTCCCGAACTCTACGAGCAGCAAAGCGCCGAGTACGAATCCCCCTCGGCCGCCGAGTCGCCCTGCCTCGTCAATACCGTCGAACCGTTGACTCAGCAGGCGGCGGCCGCCTATCAATCGCTCGCTTTGCTATCCTAA
- a CDS encoding dihydroorotate dehydrogenase-like protein produces MTRDLSTNYLGLKLRNPLIASSSPLTGELDVLRRLEANGVAAVVLPSLFEEQIDLPAFKAKHPEAFQPHVAGHALTAFHQMSQYNHGPKALVELLTQAKSRLSIPVMASLNGTTKGAWLRHAQLLEEAGADALEMNMYSVICDPQVTAAQIEDQYVDLVAEVCGKVKIPVAVKIGPYYTALSNLAHRFAQAGAKGMVMFNRFMQPDVNVDAMRVWPHLTLSTPDELRPALRWIAILRGQLDISLAATGGVHYVDGLIKALVAGADVAMIASVLYRNGIDVIATLLKEFECWLDAGEYHSVAQLKGCLSQINAPDPSVFERANYMRAMTEFVSGNGNH; encoded by the coding sequence ATGACACGAGATCTCAGCACCAATTACTTGGGCCTGAAGCTGCGCAATCCGTTGATCGCGTCGTCGTCTCCGCTGACCGGCGAGTTGGACGTGCTGCGACGGCTCGAAGCCAATGGCGTGGCCGCGGTGGTCCTGCCCTCGTTGTTCGAGGAGCAGATCGACTTGCCGGCCTTCAAGGCCAAGCATCCCGAGGCGTTCCAGCCCCACGTCGCCGGGCACGCGCTGACGGCCTTTCACCAGATGTCCCAGTACAATCATGGCCCCAAGGCCCTGGTTGAGTTGTTGACGCAGGCCAAGAGCCGGCTGTCGATTCCGGTCATGGCCAGCTTGAACGGAACCACCAAAGGAGCTTGGCTGCGCCATGCGCAACTGCTGGAGGAAGCGGGGGCCGACGCGCTGGAAATGAACATGTATTCGGTGATCTGCGATCCTCAAGTAACCGCGGCGCAAATCGAAGATCAATATGTCGACCTGGTGGCCGAAGTGTGCGGCAAGGTTAAGATTCCGGTCGCGGTGAAGATCGGACCTTACTACACCGCGCTGTCGAACTTGGCGCATCGCTTTGCCCAGGCCGGCGCCAAGGGGATGGTGATGTTCAACCGCTTCATGCAACCCGACGTCAACGTCGACGCGATGCGAGTCTGGCCGCACCTGACCCTGAGCACGCCCGACGAGTTGCGACCGGCGTTGCGGTGGATCGCCATCCTGCGTGGCCAACTCGACATCTCGTTGGCCGCGACCGGTGGAGTGCATTACGTCGACGGCTTGATTAAGGCGCTGGTGGCCGGCGCCGATGTGGCGATGATCGCTTCGGTCTTGTATCGCAATGGGATCGATGTGATCGCCACGTTGCTCAAGGAATTCGAGTGCTGGCTCGACGCCGGCGAATACCACTCGGTCGCCCAGTTAAAAGGCTGCCTCAGCCAGATCAACGCCCCCGACCCGTCGGTCTTTGAACGGGCCAACTACATGCGGGCGATGACCGAATTCGTCAGCGGCAACGGCAATCACTAG
- a CDS encoding sigma-54-dependent Fis family transcriptional regulator, whose amino-acid sequence MSEAIDLLVVDDDAEFRSVMAKRLAKRGYQVQEAGDGLDALELAHRREFDVAIVDMNMPQLSGLELIGQLRALQPECEVIVLTGEASVENCVQAMKAGAYYYLRKPSSLAELEALVEKATNRRHLVKENQQLKHLLNQRPGKCEMIGESSAIKEVWRLIERAGPTDKAILIQGESGTGKELVAAALHRTSARADRPLVTINCAALPETLLESELFGHEKGAFTGAVNAKPGFFEVADGGTLFIDEIGEMPPALQAKLLRVLEDGSMRRIGSVKERRVSVRLLAATNRDMAAEVKAGRFREDLYYRINVMSLNLPPLRHRVGDIPLLVKHFVGADWTIEPEALKALERHPWPGNIRQLINAIERAKILADDWQITLKDLPDEVADNKDSPSVTGVDDLGEVERSHVLEVLKRERGNKARTARALRLNRRSLYRLLEKYGLHVTEQLPVEKSG is encoded by the coding sequence ATGTCCGAAGCTATTGATCTGTTGGTTGTCGATGATGACGCCGAGTTCCGTTCGGTAATGGCCAAACGGCTGGCCAAACGCGGCTACCAGGTCCAGGAAGCCGGCGACGGCCTCGACGCCCTGGAACTGGCTCACCGCCGCGAGTTCGACGTGGCCATCGTCGATATGAACATGCCTCAACTCTCGGGGCTCGAACTGATAGGGCAGCTACGCGCTTTGCAGCCCGAGTGCGAAGTCATCGTGCTGACCGGCGAAGCCAGCGTCGAGAATTGCGTCCAGGCGATGAAAGCCGGCGCGTATTACTATCTGCGCAAGCCGTCGTCGCTGGCCGAACTTGAAGCACTGGTCGAGAAAGCGACCAACCGGCGCCACCTGGTCAAGGAGAACCAGCAGCTCAAGCACTTGCTGAACCAACGTCCCGGCAAGTGCGAGATGATCGGCGAATCGTCCGCGATCAAAGAGGTCTGGCGGCTGATCGAGCGCGCCGGCCCGACCGACAAGGCGATTCTGATTCAAGGAGAAAGCGGCACGGGCAAGGAGTTGGTCGCCGCCGCCCTGCACCGCACGAGCGCGCGGGCCGATCGGCCGCTGGTGACAATCAACTGTGCCGCCTTGCCCGAGACGTTGCTGGAAAGCGAACTCTTCGGCCACGAGAAGGGAGCCTTTACCGGCGCGGTCAACGCCAAGCCAGGGTTCTTCGAGGTAGCCGACGGGGGCACGTTGTTCATCGACGAGATCGGCGAGATGCCGCCGGCGCTGCAGGCCAAGCTGTTGCGCGTGCTGGAAGACGGCTCGATGCGCCGCATTGGCTCGGTCAAGGAACGTCGCGTCAGCGTGCGCCTGTTGGCTGCCACGAATCGCGACATGGCCGCCGAGGTAAAGGCTGGTCGGTTCCGCGAAGACCTGTACTACCGCATCAACGTCATGTCGTTGAACCTGCCGCCGCTGCGCCATCGGGTCGGCGACATCCCGTTGTTGGTCAAACACTTTGTCGGCGCCGACTGGACGATCGAGCCCGAGGCGCTGAAGGCCCTGGAGCGCCACCCTTGGCCGGGGAACATCCGCCAGTTGATCAACGCCATCGAACGAGCCAAGATCCTGGCCGACGACTGGCAGATCACACTCAAGGACTTGCCGGACGAAGTCGCCGACAACAAGGACAGCCCCTCGGTGACGGGCGTCGACGACCTGGGAGAAGTCGAGCGGTCGCACGTGCTCGAAGTGCTGAAACGCGAACGCGGTAACAAGGCTCGCACGGCCCGAGCGCTGAGGCTGAATCGTCGCAGCTTGTATCGGCTGTTGGAAAAGTACGGGCTGCACGTGACCGAGCAATTGCCCGTCGAGAAGAGCGGCTAA
- a CDS encoding heavy metal translocating P-type ATPase, translating into MTVDQPGRKYIGVAVLALAMIAVHLVLRFATSASATWVDLPLWMALLAGGAPILWDLAVKIRALDFGADLLAGISIVSAAMLGEHLAGALVVLMFSGGESLESYAVYNASSVLAALARRMPSHAHCRRGEAIAEVPVAEVAVGDLVVIFPHEACPADGIVVEGHGTMDESYLTGEPYQMSKVPGAEVLSGSINGASALTIRTTRLAVDSRYARIMHVMQATAQHQPRMRRLGDQLGTWYTPLALAWAAVAWLASGEANRFLAVLVVATPCPLLIAIPVAILGGISLSARRGIIIKNPAAFEQLGQCRTVIFDKTGTLTYGQPRLTEQLCQPGFEPRQVLALAASLEQYSKHPLSGAILAAADNAHLPRHPVAEISEPPGRGLTGTIAGQRVEITSRKHFLANRNDQTPTEPLPPQIAGMECLVLVDGRLAAAYRFRDEPRADGASFIHHLAPKHGMTRTMIVSGDRDSEVRYLAERVGIDHVFSSQSPEDKVAIVRRETAQAKTLFLGDGINDAPALVAATVGIAFGQSNEVTSAAADAVVLDSSLSRVDELLHIAERMRRIALQSAVGGMALSTIGMGLAAAGVLAPVAGAVFQELIDVWAVLNALRAGWSPRALIDFE; encoded by the coding sequence ATGACTGTTGACCAACCCGGGCGCAAATACATTGGCGTGGCCGTACTCGCGCTGGCGATGATTGCAGTCCATCTGGTGCTTCGCTTTGCCACCTCGGCGAGCGCTACCTGGGTGGACCTCCCCTTGTGGATGGCTCTGCTCGCGGGTGGCGCGCCAATCTTGTGGGATCTGGCCGTCAAGATTCGGGCCTTGGACTTCGGCGCCGATTTGCTGGCCGGTATCTCGATCGTCTCGGCGGCGATGTTGGGCGAGCACCTGGCCGGGGCGCTGGTCGTCCTGATGTTCTCGGGGGGCGAGTCGCTCGAAAGCTATGCCGTGTATAACGCATCGTCGGTGCTGGCGGCGCTGGCGCGGCGGATGCCTTCTCATGCCCACTGCCGCCGTGGCGAAGCCATCGCCGAGGTGCCGGTAGCCGAGGTGGCCGTCGGCGACCTGGTCGTCATCTTCCCGCACGAAGCCTGCCCGGCCGATGGCATCGTCGTCGAGGGGCACGGCACGATGGACGAGTCGTACCTGACTGGCGAACCTTACCAGATGTCCAAGGTTCCCGGCGCGGAGGTGCTTAGCGGGTCGATCAACGGTGCCTCGGCGCTGACGATTCGTACGACTCGCTTGGCCGTCGATTCGCGTTACGCGCGGATCATGCATGTCATGCAAGCCACGGCCCAGCATCAGCCGCGCATGCGCCGGCTGGGGGATCAACTCGGCACCTGGTACACGCCCCTGGCGCTGGCCTGGGCCGCAGTCGCCTGGCTGGCCAGCGGCGAGGCGAACCGGTTTCTGGCGGTGCTCGTCGTGGCGACCCCCTGCCCGTTGCTGATCGCGATTCCCGTGGCGATTCTCGGCGGGATTTCCCTGTCGGCTCGGCGGGGCATCATCATCAAGAACCCAGCGGCCTTTGAACAGCTTGGGCAATGCCGTACGGTGATCTTCGACAAGACGGGCACGCTCACCTATGGCCAGCCGCGACTGACTGAGCAACTTTGCCAGCCAGGTTTCGAGCCCCGGCAGGTTCTCGCACTGGCCGCGAGCCTGGAGCAGTATTCCAAGCATCCGCTGTCGGGCGCGATCCTGGCTGCTGCCGACAACGCTCATTTGCCCCGACATCCGGTGGCCGAGATCAGCGAACCGCCGGGGCGCGGTCTCACCGGCACAATCGCCGGCCAGCGCGTCGAGATCACCAGTCGCAAACACTTCCTCGCCAACCGTAACGACCAGACTCCCACGGAGCCATTGCCTCCCCAGATCGCCGGCATGGAATGCCTGGTCCTGGTCGATGGCCGATTGGCGGCCGCCTATCGCTTTCGCGACGAGCCGCGGGCCGACGGAGCGTCGTTCATTCATCACTTGGCCCCCAAGCATGGTATGACCCGCACGATGATCGTCTCCGGAGACCGCGATTCCGAGGTTCGTTACCTGGCCGAGCGGGTCGGCATCGACCATGTCTTCAGCAGCCAAAGTCCCGAAGACAAAGTGGCGATCGTCCGTCGCGAAACGGCGCAGGCCAAGACCTTGTTTCTGGGGGACGGCATCAACGACGCTCCGGCCTTGGTGGCCGCCACGGTGGGCATTGCGTTTGGCCAGTCGAATGAAGTGACCAGCGCCGCGGCCGATGCCGTCGTGCTGGACAGCTCGCTGTCGCGAGTCGACGAACTGCTGCACATTGCCGAGCGCATGCGGCGCATCGCCCTGCAAAGCGCCGTGGGAGGCATGGCCTTGAGTACGATTGGGATGGGCTTGGCCGCGGCGGGTGTGTTGGCTCCCGTTGCCGGCGCCGTGTTTCAAGAGCTGATTGATGTCTGGGCGGTGCTCAATGCGCTGCGCGCCGGCTGGTCCCCACGGGCGCTGATCGACTTTGAATGA
- a CDS encoding rhamnogalacturonan acetylesterase, whose product MKIAWLVLPAILVTTAVIADEPARKVHIVLVGDSTVTDTAGWGGAFIKHLGPSAEGVNLARGGRSSKSFRDEGTWKKAIEQKPDYVLIQFGHNDQPGKGPERETDPATTYRDFLRQYVDEARAIGTKPILITSVVRRTFNAEGKIESSLVPYANAVKAVAAEKNVPVIDLHQRSLELMNQLGPAEAEKFGPPHPTRPGKFDGTHFNEMGAERTAELVISELVKVEPAAKAWFPPR is encoded by the coding sequence ATGAAAATTGCCTGGTTGGTCCTGCCCGCGATCCTCGTCACAACCGCTGTTATCGCGGACGAGCCGGCGCGCAAGGTGCATATCGTTCTCGTTGGCGATTCAACCGTGACCGACACGGCTGGCTGGGGCGGCGCGTTTATCAAACACTTGGGGCCGTCGGCAGAAGGGGTGAACCTGGCCCGCGGCGGGCGCAGCTCGAAAAGCTTTCGCGACGAGGGGACTTGGAAGAAGGCCATCGAGCAAAAGCCCGACTACGTGCTGATTCAATTCGGGCACAACGACCAGCCCGGCAAGGGGCCCGAGCGCGAGACCGACCCAGCCACGACCTATCGCGACTTCCTTCGGCAATATGTCGACGAAGCGCGAGCGATCGGCACCAAGCCGATCCTGATCACATCGGTAGTGCGGCGGACGTTCAATGCCGAGGGCAAGATCGAGTCGAGTCTCGTCCCCTATGCCAACGCCGTGAAGGCCGTCGCGGCCGAGAAGAACGTCCCGGTGATCGACCTGCACCAGCGCAGCCTGGAATTGATGAACCAGCTGGGGCCGGCCGAAGCCGAGAAGTTTGGCCCGCCTCACCCGACGCGCCCTGGGAAGTTTGACGGCACACACTTCAACGAAATGGGCGCCGAGCGGACTGCCGAGTTGGTGATTAGCGAGCTCGTCAAGGTCGAGCCAGCCGCGAAAGCCTGGTTCCCGCCGCGGTAG
- a CDS encoding D-mannonate epimerase, translated as MALYFAAGSPTTELSPQQLREALHDCFTQLGPRSKVLAIPPDFTRFNSRAGLLTCQTYEYFGDRLVDVMPALGTHFAMPDWQLDKMFPGVPKSLFREHRWRDDVVTVGTVPAEYVSEVTDGIWKKSWPAQLNKLVWHGGHDLILSIGQVVPHEVIGMANYNKNLFVGTGGSAGINESHFLGAAYGMERMMGRADTPLRRILNYAQDHFCRHLPLLFVQTVVGVNDRGELVTRGLFIGDDYECFERASELSIRVNFTILQEELPKVVVYLDEEEFHSTWLGNKSIYRTRMAIADRGELIVLAPGVKTFGEDPQIDKLIRKYGYRTTPEILSFMEQNEDLQGNLSAAAHLIHGSSEQRFTITYCPGHLTPAEIEGVGYRYADLAEMSRRYDPRTLRDGWNVLPDGERVYYISNPALGLWACEGRLK; from the coding sequence ATGGCACTCTACTTTGCCGCCGGCTCACCGACTACCGAACTCAGCCCGCAGCAGCTGCGCGAGGCGCTGCACGACTGCTTCACGCAGTTGGGGCCGCGGAGCAAGGTGCTGGCGATTCCGCCCGATTTCACTCGCTTCAACAGCCGAGCCGGACTGCTGACCTGCCAGACGTACGAATACTTTGGCGACCGGCTGGTCGATGTGATGCCGGCCTTGGGCACGCACTTTGCCATGCCCGACTGGCAGCTCGACAAGATGTTTCCTGGCGTCCCCAAGTCGCTGTTCCGCGAACATCGCTGGCGCGACGACGTGGTGACCGTCGGCACCGTGCCGGCCGAGTATGTGTCGGAGGTGACCGACGGCATCTGGAAGAAGTCGTGGCCGGCCCAGTTGAACAAACTGGTCTGGCACGGCGGGCATGACCTGATTCTTTCCATCGGTCAGGTCGTGCCGCACGAAGTGATTGGCATGGCCAATTACAACAAGAACTTGTTCGTCGGCACGGGGGGCTCGGCGGGAATTAACGAAAGCCATTTCCTCGGCGCGGCCTACGGCATGGAACGGATGATGGGGCGGGCCGATACGCCGCTCCGCCGCATCTTGAACTATGCCCAGGATCATTTCTGCCGGCACTTGCCGCTGTTGTTCGTCCAGACCGTGGTGGGGGTGAACGACCGGGGGGAGTTGGTAACGCGCGGCCTGTTCATTGGCGACGACTATGAATGCTTTGAGCGGGCCAGCGAACTGTCGATCCGCGTGAACTTCACCATCTTGCAGGAAGAGCTGCCCAAGGTCGTCGTTTATCTGGACGAGGAGGAGTTCCACAGCACCTGGCTGGGAAACAAGTCGATCTATCGCACCAGGATGGCGATCGCCGATCGGGGCGAACTGATCGTCCTGGCGCCGGGCGTGAAGACGTTTGGCGAGGATCCGCAAATCGACAAGCTGATCCGCAAGTACGGCTATCGAACGACGCCTGAAATCCTGAGCTTCATGGAACAGAACGAAGATCTGCAAGGGAACCTGTCGGCGGCGGCCCATCTGATTCATGGCTCGTCCGAGCAGCGCTTCACCATCACCTATTGTCCGGGCCATTTGACGCCGGCGGAAATCGAAGGGGTCGGCTACCGCTACGCCGACCTGGCCGAGATGAGCCGCCGCTACGACCCTCGCACCTTGCGCGATGGTTGGAACGTCCTGCCCGATGGTGAGCGCGTCTATTACATCAGCAACCCGGCGCTCGGGCTGTGGGCGTGTGAAGGTCGGCTGAAGTAA
- a CDS encoding acetylxylan esterase: MKYTLSILAVLLVGTLAARAEDVRLQAPKDLNGYFPFQAPASLDAWNTRRDFVRRQILVSAGLWPMPTKTPLNAVIHGKIDRGEYTVEKVYFESVPGFYVTGSLYRPKNAQGKVPGVLSAHGHAKDARLQPATPERTRQQIAEGAERFESGGLSIYQARCVQLARMGCVVWQWDMLSDSDSVQLPREVVHTFAKQRPEMNTTKNWGLYSPQAEAHCQNILGLQLLNAVRGVDFLLSLPEVDPERVAVTGESGGGTQTMLLSAVDERIKLSFPVVMVSTAMQGGCTCENASLLRVNTGNVEFAALFAPKPLGMNTANDWTKEMATKGFPDLQKLYALYGKPSDVFLLRGEHFQHNYNAVTRSAFYTFLNKYFRLGLPSPVIERDFEPLSREQLSVWDADHPAPKAGDPEFERKLLAWLTNDADQQLRAAVAAGGGLQKVIRPGVEALIGRTYAQAGDVAWDLQEKEDRGGYLEMKGLLRNKTCGEEVRVTWLYPKQWNGRVVVWLDDQGQSAASSERVARLVQAGTTVLTADLLFQGSDAAKQNRVVANPREFAGYTYGYNHALFAQRTHDVLTLVTFLRNAKFEHHPQPTSVAVAGWGSTGPIALAAGALADKAVDRVAVDTQGFRFGKLLDYRDPMFLPGGAKYLDVPGLMALNAPHALWIAGEGSAPETFDANFSELTPYTGDPARQQAAATDWLLQP, encoded by the coding sequence ATGAAGTACACGCTTTCAATTCTGGCGGTGTTGTTGGTCGGCACGCTGGCGGCGCGAGCCGAGGACGTTCGGCTGCAAGCGCCCAAGGATTTGAACGGTTACTTTCCGTTCCAGGCGCCGGCCTCGCTCGATGCGTGGAACACCCGTCGCGATTTCGTTCGGCGCCAGATTCTGGTCTCGGCCGGCCTGTGGCCCATGCCGACCAAGACGCCGCTGAACGCCGTGATCCACGGTAAGATCGATCGCGGCGAGTACACCGTCGAGAAGGTCTACTTCGAGAGCGTGCCTGGGTTCTATGTCACCGGCAGCTTGTACCGCCCCAAGAACGCCCAGGGGAAAGTCCCGGGAGTCCTGTCGGCGCACGGACACGCCAAAGATGCGCGGCTGCAACCGGCCACGCCCGAGCGGACGCGCCAACAAATTGCCGAAGGGGCCGAGCGGTTCGAGAGCGGCGGGCTGTCGATCTATCAGGCCCGCTGCGTGCAGCTGGCGCGAATGGGCTGCGTCGTCTGGCAATGGGACATGCTGAGCGATTCCGACTCGGTACAGTTGCCGCGCGAAGTGGTCCACACCTTCGCCAAGCAGCGCCCCGAGATGAATACCACCAAGAACTGGGGCCTGTACAGTCCGCAAGCCGAGGCGCATTGCCAGAACATCCTGGGTTTGCAACTGCTGAATGCAGTTCGCGGCGTTGACTTCTTGCTGAGCTTGCCCGAGGTCGATCCCGAGCGCGTGGCGGTCACCGGCGAAAGCGGCGGCGGCACGCAGACGATGTTGCTGTCGGCGGTTGACGAGCGGATCAAGTTGTCGTTTCCCGTCGTGATGGTCAGCACCGCGATGCAGGGTGGTTGCACTTGCGAGAATGCCAGCTTGCTGCGCGTGAATACCGGCAATGTCGAGTTCGCCGCCCTGTTCGCGCCCAAGCCGCTGGGCATGAACACGGCCAACGATTGGACCAAGGAGATGGCCACCAAGGGCTTTCCCGATTTGCAGAAGCTGTACGCGCTGTACGGCAAGCCGAGCGACGTATTCTTGCTGCGCGGCGAGCACTTTCAGCACAACTACAACGCGGTCACGCGCTCGGCGTTTTACACGTTCTTGAACAAGTATTTCCGGCTGGGGCTGCCATCGCCGGTGATCGAGCGCGACTTCGAGCCGTTGTCGCGCGAGCAGTTGTCGGTTTGGGATGCCGACCATCCGGCCCCCAAGGCGGGCGATCCCGAGTTCGAGCGCAAGCTGCTGGCCTGGCTTACCAACGATGCCGATCAGCAACTCCGCGCGGCTGTCGCGGCCGGCGGTGGCTTGCAAAAAGTGATTCGTCCGGGGGTCGAAGCGTTGATCGGCCGCACTTATGCCCAGGCCGGCGACGTTGCCTGGGATTTGCAGGAGAAAGAGGACCGCGGCGGTTACCTGGAAATGAAGGGACTGCTGCGCAACAAGACCTGTGGCGAGGAAGTCCGCGTCACATGGCTCTATCCCAAGCAGTGGAATGGTCGCGTGGTGGTCTGGCTCGACGACCAGGGACAGAGTGCGGCCAGCAGCGAACGAGTTGCCCGGCTGGTGCAAGCGGGAACGACCGTCCTGACGGCCGATCTGTTGTTCCAGGGGAGCGACGCCGCCAAACAGAATCGCGTTGTCGCCAATCCTCGCGAGTTCGCCGGCTATACCTATGGCTACAACCACGCGCTGTTCGCCCAGCGCACGCACGACGTGCTGACCTTGGTCACCTTCTTGCGCAATGCCAAGTTCGAGCACCACCCGCAGCCGACCAGCGTGGCAGTCGCTGGCTGGGGAAGCACCGGCCCGATCGCACTGGCCGCGGGAGCGCTGGCCGACAAGGCGGTCGATCGAGTCGCGGTTGATACCCAAGGCTTTCGCTTCGGCAAGTTGCTCGATTATCGCGATCCGATGTTCCTGCCCGGCGGGGCCAAGTACTTGGACGTGCCTGGCCTGATGGCGTTGAACGCGCCACACGCGTTGTGGATTGCTGGCGAGGGGAGCGCGCCGGAAACATTCGACGCCAATTTCAGCGAACTGACGCCGTACACCGGCGACCCTGCCCGGCAGCAAGCCGCGGCTACTGACTGGCTACTCCAGCCGTAA